A window from Thiosulfatimonas sediminis encodes these proteins:
- a CDS encoding transglycosylase SLT domain-containing protein, with protein MSAQAQPLSIEQKAYIDAYEAIKRNDRAAIASYKQQLQNYTLYPYVLYHDYRVNIDSTPPRVIEFFLNRYQDLYLSDKLRTHWLKHLAATKQWPEYLLHYTPQNSQSLQCNFYHASIAFGTDAQKEKAISAAQQLWQSLIEIPEACVSVETALRNQKKFTAQMVWNRITLLIQKKQFSRAQDASKDLSNADKKVVNAWINIVRNPNLTSKEITTISGFARKEAFIQAVPYLASQNPQLAQSALAEFAEPYGLNQSQRIDIQRKIALRSAYRYQEEAKALLENVNTQGNGSEETIRWQAQIALRNSRWIDLLDTIELMSKEEQDSNQWRYWRARALEARGDQKTAHTLYQTLAQKRNYYGFLAADRIRLPYQFNPEKNTQLDQTALIKKYPALQRIAELIAVDWVKTAQVEWHYFLPNVAPDELISIATLAKQWEQYPHAIRSLALAKEWDHINLRFPTPHKEPVMENAKKNDIEAAWIYGIIRRESAFNEDIRSSAGAVGLMQIMPKTAKYIGKRIGNDKTSIYALTEAKNNIQLGSAYMRYLSDKYNDNKVLATAAYNAGPHRVAQWTQNLLKLDADQWVDSIPFTETRNYVKAVLEYTTVFNSLLHGQYARLSDQMPAIGSDNKLAEK; from the coding sequence ATGTCGGCTCAGGCGCAGCCACTGAGCATTGAACAAAAAGCCTATATCGATGCATACGAAGCAATCAAACGCAACGACCGCGCAGCCATCGCCAGTTACAAACAACAACTACAAAATTACACCCTATATCCCTATGTCCTCTATCACGATTACCGGGTCAATATTGATAGCACCCCACCGCGGGTTATCGAGTTTTTCCTCAATCGCTACCAAGACCTATACCTTAGCGACAAACTCCGCACCCATTGGTTAAAACACCTTGCCGCAACCAAGCAATGGCCGGAGTATCTGCTGCACTACACACCACAAAACAGCCAATCGTTACAGTGCAATTTCTACCACGCGAGCATTGCCTTTGGAACGGATGCACAAAAAGAAAAGGCCATTAGTGCCGCACAGCAGCTTTGGCAAAGTTTAATTGAGATTCCAGAAGCCTGTGTTAGTGTGGAAACCGCGCTGCGTAACCAGAAGAAATTCACTGCTCAAATGGTTTGGAATCGAATTACGCTTTTGATTCAGAAAAAACAGTTTAGTCGTGCACAAGACGCGAGCAAAGACCTATCCAATGCCGACAAAAAAGTCGTTAACGCTTGGATAAATATTGTGCGCAATCCAAATTTAACGAGCAAAGAAATTACAACCATTAGCGGCTTTGCCCGCAAAGAAGCGTTTATACAAGCTGTACCTTACCTTGCGAGCCAAAATCCGCAGTTGGCACAAAGTGCTTTAGCAGAGTTTGCCGAACCTTATGGCTTAAATCAAAGTCAACGCATTGATATTCAACGAAAAATTGCATTACGCAGCGCCTATCGTTACCAAGAGGAAGCGAAAGCACTGCTTGAAAACGTCAACACCCAGGGTAACGGCAGCGAAGAAACCATACGTTGGCAAGCACAAATCGCTCTGCGCAATTCGCGATGGATTGATTTACTCGACACGATTGAGTTGATGAGTAAAGAAGAACAAGATAGTAACCAATGGCGTTATTGGCGGGCCCGCGCGCTTGAGGCACGAGGGGATCAGAAAACCGCACACACGCTCTACCAAACTCTTGCTCAGAAACGAAACTATTACGGTTTTCTTGCCGCAGACCGAATTCGATTACCCTACCAATTTAATCCCGAAAAAAATACCCAACTCGACCAGACCGCATTAATTAAAAAATACCCAGCTCTGCAAAGAATTGCTGAATTAATTGCCGTTGACTGGGTCAAAACAGCACAAGTCGAGTGGCACTATTTTTTACCCAATGTTGCCCCTGATGAGCTTATTTCAATCGCCACCTTAGCCAAGCAGTGGGAACAGTACCCACACGCCATTCGCAGTTTAGCGCTGGCCAAAGAGTGGGATCATATTAATTTACGCTTTCCAACCCCTCATAAAGAGCCGGTCATGGAAAATGCCAAAAAGAACGACATTGAAGCGGCGTGGATTTACGGGATTATCCGCCGTGAAAGTGCATTTAACGAAGACATTCGTTCATCAGCAGGTGCCGTCGGGCTCATGCAAATTATGCCGAAAACCGCTAAATACATAGGTAAACGTATCGGCAACGACAAAACCTCGATTTATGCACTAACTGAAGCGAAAAACAATATTCAACTTGGCAGTGCCTATATGCGTTATCTGTCCGATAAATACAACGATAACAAAGTACTCGCTACCGCAGCGTATAACGCAGGGCCTCATCGAGTGGCCCAGTGGACGCAAAATCTACTTAAGCTTGATGCTGATCAATGGGTGGACTCTATTCCGTTTACAGAGACCCGTAACTATGTCAAAGCAGTATTAGAGTACACCACAGTATTCAATTCTTTGTTGCACGGACAATATGCTCGCTTAAGCGATCAAATGCCGGCGATTGGTAGCGATAATAAACTGGCGGAAAAGTAA
- a CDS encoding LysM peptidoglycan-binding domain-containing protein, with protein sequence MKNRSAHSVTSLTRKILPICLFSGLILNLNGCVSVPMLDEKRAQQQDRYVQPVQSIAKAPITRPQTNKSSTLYLNDKPQIKQEIEAQYREVTKPEPHTNLWATFSGSFDLVYANEGHFEHSVSYYKKRQKHLIEVSKRAKPYLYYIVEEVKARNMPLEIALLPMVESGFKAHAKSHAQALGLWQFMPATGKSLGLENNWWYDGRRDVVKSTEAALTYLQRHYDNTQDWLLALASYNAGYGNVLKAIKRYQAQNAKTETMPSFWQISPYLPRETQNYVPALLSIAYLIEHNTKYDIAIEPIANQPFFDVIELNHQISLSAVAANTKISADLLAKLNPAYVRQATPPQGPHHILLPIEKQSLFNQAYRQNAQSFEVHWQRHRIQNGDYLGKIASHYGTSVNAIKKLNRMNSNFLRVGQTLLIPIVSDNSSLIATNKSNPLKTLQPSASAPAAPMPVKSEAQKHNKPSSSPSIQEKIIYQVKSGDTLSEIAQQNGVEIQQLREWNRLAKNAPLHIGQTIVMDKAAMQNQQLIHQVKSGETLSEIALAHGIEVKQIMAWNQLSSAKNIRPHQELRIWLGPKMSKHQQYIVRNGDNLWAIAKEFELSVEGLAQYNQMTLKTLLQPGQVIKIPFNTI encoded by the coding sequence ATGAAAAATCGCTCTGCACACTCTGTGACCTCATTGACACGAAAAATCTTACCCATCTGCCTCTTTAGTGGCCTAATATTGAATCTCAACGGCTGCGTCTCTGTGCCCATGTTGGACGAAAAAAGAGCACAGCAACAAGACCGCTACGTACAGCCAGTGCAAAGCATCGCAAAAGCCCCGATTACACGTCCACAAACGAACAAATCAAGCACGCTCTATTTAAACGACAAGCCTCAAATAAAACAAGAAATTGAAGCGCAATACCGAGAAGTCACGAAACCAGAACCTCATACAAACTTATGGGCGACATTTTCCGGCAGCTTTGATCTGGTGTACGCCAATGAAGGCCATTTCGAACACTCCGTTAGCTACTACAAAAAACGTCAAAAACACCTTATTGAGGTCTCCAAACGAGCCAAACCTTACCTGTATTACATTGTAGAAGAGGTTAAAGCGCGCAATATGCCATTAGAAATCGCGCTCTTACCAATGGTAGAAAGTGGCTTTAAAGCGCACGCAAAATCACACGCGCAAGCTTTAGGCTTATGGCAATTCATGCCCGCTACCGGCAAAAGCTTAGGTCTGGAAAACAACTGGTGGTACGACGGACGTCGAGATGTGGTTAAAAGCACCGAAGCGGCTCTCACCTATCTACAACGGCACTATGACAATACACAAGACTGGCTACTCGCCCTAGCGTCTTACAATGCGGGATATGGCAATGTACTCAAAGCGATTAAACGCTATCAAGCACAAAATGCTAAAACAGAGACCATGCCAAGCTTTTGGCAGATCAGTCCTTATCTTCCGCGTGAGACACAAAATTATGTGCCAGCGCTTTTATCAATTGCCTATCTAATCGAACATAACACCAAATATGACATCGCCATTGAACCGATTGCCAATCAGCCATTTTTCGATGTTATCGAATTAAACCATCAAATCTCGTTAAGCGCCGTTGCCGCCAATACCAAAATTTCTGCTGATTTACTCGCAAAACTCAATCCGGCTTATGTGCGTCAAGCAACGCCGCCACAAGGGCCGCACCACATTCTTTTGCCGATTGAAAAACAGTCCCTGTTCAACCAAGCCTATCGGCAAAATGCACAAAGCTTTGAGGTACATTGGCAACGGCATCGCATCCAAAATGGCGATTATTTAGGCAAAATTGCCAGCCATTATGGCACTTCAGTTAACGCCATTAAAAAACTCAACCGGATGAACAGCAATTTCTTGCGTGTTGGACAGACCTTACTGATTCCGATTGTCAGCGACAATAGCAGCTTAATCGCGACCAACAAAAGCAACCCGCTTAAGACATTACAACCTTCAGCATCGGCACCAGCGGCACCGATGCCTGTAAAATCTGAAGCCCAAAAGCACAACAAGCCATCGTCTTCGCCGTCCATTCAAGAAAAAATAATATATCAGGTGAAATCAGGCGATACGCTGAGCGAAATTGCCCAGCAAAACGGCGTTGAAATTCAACAGCTGCGTGAGTGGAATCGCTTAGCCAAGAATGCACCGCTCCACATTGGACAAACCATCGTGATGGATAAGGCTGCGATGCAAAATCAACAACTGATTCATCAAGTAAAATCAGGCGAAACCCTGAGCGAAATTGCACTCGCCCACGGTATCGAAGTCAAACAGATTATGGCGTGGAACCAACTTTCTTCGGCTAAAAACATACGCCCCCATCAAGAACTGCGTATTTGGCTTGGTCCCAAAATGTCCAAACACCAACAATATATTGTTCGCAATGGCGATAATCTTTGGGCGATTGCCAAAGAGTTTGAATTAAGTGTTGAAGGACTGGCACAGTACAATCAAATGACGTTGAAAACGTTATTGCAACCCGGGCAAGTGATTAAAATTCCATTTAACACCATTTAA
- a CDS encoding FKBP-type peptidyl-prolyl cis-trans isomerase, giving the protein MKIKKGSRVSFHYELRDEEGNLIDSTFDIEPVIYIQGEGEIIPGLEEFLEGEEPGFEAKLTLPPEKAYGLVDEDLIVFAGPDNFDDNVEIEVGSAVETEDPDGTTVLFRIIDVTEDKVYLDGNHPLAGKTLHYKVEVLEVH; this is encoded by the coding sequence ATGAAGATTAAAAAGGGTAGCCGTGTCTCGTTTCATTACGAGTTGCGTGATGAAGAAGGCAATCTGATTGATTCAACGTTCGATATTGAACCGGTTATTTACATTCAAGGCGAAGGCGAGATTATTCCAGGTTTGGAAGAGTTTTTAGAAGGTGAAGAGCCAGGCTTTGAAGCTAAGTTAACCTTGCCTCCAGAAAAGGCTTATGGGTTGGTGGATGAGGATTTAATCGTCTTTGCTGGTCCAGATAATTTTGACGATAACGTCGAGATTGAAGTTGGTTCAGCGGTAGAGACAGAAGACCCAGATGGAACAACGGTGTTATTTCGCATTATCGATGTGACTGAAGACAAAGTGTATTTAGATGGTAACCATCCATTGGCTGGTAAAACGCTGCATTACAAAGTAGAAGTGTTGGAAGTGCATTAA
- the rnhA gene encoding ribonuclease HI: protein MTQKSLPVVKIYTDGGCRGNPGLGGWGALLIYGEHKKELFGAQAEATNNQMELMAAIQALEALTKPCYVVLTTDSQYVKNGITAWIENWKKKNWKTAANKPVKNKELWQRLDAAIGAHQIEWCWVKGHSGHPENERVDELANLAMDQFKS from the coding sequence ATGACACAAAAGAGTTTACCGGTGGTGAAAATTTATACCGATGGCGGTTGCCGTGGTAACCCTGGTTTAGGCGGTTGGGGGGCGTTATTGATATATGGTGAGCATAAAAAAGAGTTATTTGGCGCGCAGGCGGAGGCGACGAATAATCAGATGGAGTTGATGGCCGCCATTCAGGCTTTAGAGGCCTTAACCAAGCCTTGTTATGTTGTTTTAACGACCGATTCTCAGTATGTCAAAAACGGCATTACCGCTTGGATTGAGAACTGGAAAAAGAAAAACTGGAAAACAGCTGCCAATAAACCGGTTAAGAATAAAGAATTATGGCAGCGTTTGGATGCCGCGATTGGTGCTCATCAAATTGAATGGTGTTGGGTTAAAGGGCATTCAGGCCACCCGGAAAACGAACGGGTGGATGAACTGGCCAATCTTGCAATGGATCAATTCAAATCGTAA
- the gloB gene encoding hydroxyacylglutathione hydrolase produces MIKIAGLPALVGTYDNYIWVMYDSTQGLAWIVDPGEARQVIDFLQQNQLQAAAILITHRHFDHIDGVAEIKANYPDCVIYGPQKTPFTLIEKRLSEGEQITLNPDLHFRVLDTPGHTEDHISYVNEKWLFCADTLFTGGCGRILGGTVEQFANSILKLRALNEDLLFYCAHEYSADNLAFATYVEPENTALQQRLNQLHVNYPALHDGNVDTLGLEKRTNPFMRFDTPALKAKLIAKGSKDCPAELFATLRAWKDRVDQGIEKITVDEKQS; encoded by the coding sequence ATGATAAAAATAGCAGGCCTTCCCGCATTGGTCGGTACCTATGATAACTATATTTGGGTTATGTATGATAGCACTCAAGGCTTAGCATGGATTGTCGACCCCGGCGAAGCCCGGCAAGTTATTGATTTTTTACAGCAAAACCAGCTGCAAGCAGCCGCGATTTTAATCACTCACCGACATTTTGATCACATTGACGGTGTCGCGGAAATTAAAGCAAACTATCCCGACTGCGTGATTTACGGCCCACAAAAAACGCCTTTTACGTTGATCGAAAAGCGCCTAAGTGAAGGCGAACAAATCACCCTAAATCCAGATTTACACTTCCGCGTACTAGACACTCCTGGGCACACAGAAGACCATATCAGCTATGTTAACGAAAAATGGCTTTTTTGTGCCGACACCTTATTTACCGGCGGTTGCGGACGGATTTTGGGCGGTACGGTTGAACAATTTGCCAACTCCATTTTAAAACTGCGTGCGCTCAATGAGGACTTATTGTTCTATTGCGCGCATGAATACAGTGCAGACAATCTGGCGTTTGCCACCTATGTCGAGCCCGAAAATACTGCATTACAACAACGCCTCAATCAACTACACGTTAATTATCCGGCGTTGCATGACGGTAACGTCGATACGCTCGGTTTAGAAAAGCGCACCAATCCATTTATGCGTTTTGACACCCCCGCTTTAAAAGCCAAATTAATCGCCAAAGGCAGCAAAGACTGCCCAGCTGAACTCTTTGCCACTTTACGTGCCTGGAAAGACCGAGTGGACCAAGGAATAGAAAAAATTACTGTTGACGAAAAACAATCATGA
- the cysS gene encoding cysteine--tRNA ligase, with protein sequence MSLQIFNTETRQKELFTPIHANKVGIYVCGVTVYDLCHIGHARVMVVFDTVVRHLRALGYEVTYVRNITDIDDKIIKRALENGESIQSLTTRMIAEMHADENAMNVLRPDMEPKATEHMDEIRHMIQALIEKGFAYPASNGDVYFKVNAFENYGRLSGKQLEDLEAGARVDVNSVKQDPMDFVLWKASKADEPAWQSSWGEGRPGWHIECSAMSTKCLGNHFDIHGGGMDLTFPHHENEIAQSECATGEHYVNTWMHCGFVRIDDEKMSKSLNNFFTIREVLKVYHPEVVRYFLLASHYRSPVNYSEENLDIAKASVARLYSALQEVTISSAAQDTQFETDFIAVMNDDFNTPKAMAVLFELAKEVNKTKDSSLAGLLIKLANQIGLLEQPVESFFKLQPSTSDLDDTQIDALIEERKLARMNKDFARSDEIRDQLKEQGVELLDSAQGTTWRRL encoded by the coding sequence ATGAGCCTACAGATTTTTAATACCGAGACCCGTCAAAAAGAACTGTTTACCCCAATTCACGCCAATAAAGTGGGTATTTATGTTTGTGGTGTTACGGTTTACGATCTCTGTCATATTGGGCATGCGCGAGTGATGGTGGTGTTTGATACCGTCGTTCGTCATCTACGAGCTTTAGGATACGAGGTGACCTATGTGCGCAATATCACCGATATTGATGACAAAATTATTAAGCGCGCTTTGGAAAATGGCGAATCCATTCAATCGCTGACGACACGTATGATTGCTGAAATGCATGCCGATGAAAACGCGATGAATGTACTACGCCCGGATATGGAACCAAAAGCCACGGAGCATATGGATGAAATCCGACATATGATTCAAGCGTTAATTGAGAAAGGTTTTGCCTATCCGGCAAGTAATGGCGATGTCTATTTTAAAGTGAATGCGTTTGAAAATTACGGCCGTCTCTCTGGTAAGCAATTGGAGGATTTGGAAGCGGGTGCGCGCGTTGATGTGAACAGTGTTAAACAAGACCCGATGGATTTTGTGTTGTGGAAAGCGTCTAAGGCTGACGAACCTGCATGGCAATCAAGCTGGGGAGAGGGCCGCCCAGGCTGGCATATTGAATGTTCAGCGATGTCGACCAAATGCTTAGGCAACCATTTTGATATTCATGGTGGTGGAATGGATTTGACTTTTCCGCACCATGAAAATGAAATTGCCCAATCGGAATGTGCGACGGGTGAACATTATGTTAATACGTGGATGCATTGTGGTTTTGTGCGAATTGATGATGAAAAAATGTCTAAGTCATTAAACAACTTTTTTACAATTCGTGAAGTGCTTAAAGTCTATCATCCTGAAGTGGTACGCTATTTCTTGTTGGCCAGCCACTACCGCAGTCCGGTGAACTACTCGGAAGAAAATTTGGATATTGCTAAAGCATCGGTCGCTCGTCTTTATTCAGCGCTGCAAGAGGTCACAATTTCTTCGGCGGCTCAGGATACGCAGTTTGAAACGGATTTTATTGCGGTAATGAATGACGACTTTAATACACCAAAAGCGATGGCGGTGCTGTTTGAGTTGGCAAAAGAGGTTAATAAAACTAAAGATTCAAGCCTAGCCGGTTTATTGATTAAGTTGGCCAATCAAATTGGTTTACTTGAACAGCCGGTGGAGAGCTTCTTTAAATTGCAACCTTCAACGTCGGATTTAGACGATACGCAGATTGACGCTTTAATTGAAGAACGTAAATTGGCTCGCATGAATAAAGATTTTGCGCGTTCTGATGAGATTCGCGACCAGTTGAAAGAGCAAGGAGTTGAGTTGTTAGACAGTGCGCAGGGCACAACTTGGCGTCGACTTTAA
- a CDS encoding peptidylprolyl isomerase, with translation MTRRLFLAFKTAVFGALLTLNFAAQANEQNPQVLIETNKGSILVELYPKQAPKTVENFLGYVNEQFYDGTVFHRVIKNFMVQGGGFDKNLNRKPNHDPIKSEADNGLRNRIGTLAMARTNDPHSASAQFFINTNQNSFLDHREKSSSQAWGYTVFGRVIKGMQVVNEISNTPTGFKNGMGDVPAETIEIIKARQVK, from the coding sequence ATGACAAGACGTCTATTTTTAGCCTTTAAAACCGCTGTTTTCGGCGCACTTTTAACCCTTAATTTCGCGGCACAAGCGAACGAGCAAAACCCGCAAGTTTTAATTGAGACCAATAAAGGCAGCATTCTGGTTGAACTCTACCCAAAACAAGCACCTAAAACCGTTGAAAACTTCCTTGGTTATGTCAATGAACAATTCTACGATGGGACGGTTTTTCATCGTGTAATTAAAAATTTCATGGTGCAAGGGGGTGGTTTCGATAAAAACCTCAATCGCAAACCCAACCATGACCCGATTAAAAGCGAAGCCGACAATGGCTTACGTAACCGCATCGGCACCTTGGCGATGGCGCGAACAAACGACCCACATTCTGCCAGCGCACAGTTCTTTATTAACACCAACCAAAACAGCTTTTTAGACCATCGTGAGAAATCTTCTTCTCAAGCATGGGGCTATACCGTGTTTGGTCGCGTAATTAAAGGAATGCAAGTGGTTAACGAAATCAGCAACACACCTACCGGTTTTAAAAACGGAATGGGTGATGTACCTGCAGAAACGATTGAAATTATTAAAGCAAGACAAGTTAAATAA
- the dnaQ gene encoding DNA polymerase III subunit epsilon, translating to MRQILMDTETTGFDPLTGDRIIEIGAVELIKRRLTGNNYHQFINPQRSIPEDAIKVHGITDERVANEPKFAEIIDDFMQFIQGAEVIIHNAPFDVGFINHELSLLKHNRWGKLEDHCRITDSLKMAAKMYPGQRNNLDALCRRLYIDNSNRTYHGALLDSEILADVYLAMTGGQTDLLLDNQYGNQVHSSSTLPTQNNQRASLKVIHANHQELDRHQQKLAEISKKVGRELNW from the coding sequence ATGCGTCAGATATTAATGGATACTGAGACCACCGGTTTTGATCCACTCACAGGTGACCGAATTATCGAAATCGGAGCAGTTGAATTAATCAAACGTCGCCTAACTGGCAACAATTATCACCAATTCATCAACCCTCAAAGATCCATTCCTGAAGACGCTATTAAGGTACACGGCATCACCGATGAACGCGTCGCCAACGAACCTAAGTTCGCTGAAATAATTGATGACTTTATGCAGTTCATACAAGGGGCGGAAGTCATTATCCACAACGCCCCCTTCGATGTCGGCTTCATCAATCACGAACTCTCGCTACTCAAACATAATCGTTGGGGCAAACTAGAAGACCACTGCCGCATCACCGATTCTTTGAAGATGGCGGCAAAAATGTATCCTGGCCAGCGAAACAATCTCGATGCACTATGCCGCCGTTTGTATATTGACAACAGCAACCGTACATATCACGGCGCATTACTCGATTCGGAAATCCTAGCCGATGTCTACCTAGCCATGACTGGCGGACAAACCGATCTGTTGCTCGACAACCAATACGGTAACCAAGTGCACAGTTCCAGCACCCTACCGACACAAAATAACCAAAGAGCCTCGCTGAAAGTGATTCACGCCAATCACCAAGAGTTGGACAGACACCAACAAAAGCTTGCAGAAATCAGTAAAAAAGTCGGCCGCGAACTTAACTGGTGA
- a CDS encoding methyltransferase domain-containing protein codes for MSASFQQQLKRLFAQAPLNQVYADERVLIDQALNNVFGYFVLQIGCISDENLMLHSRVNVKVLLDSVYPAANLLNDGVQFVQADLDYLPIGKDKIDLFLLPHTLESADDPHYLLRQLDAMLLPEGHLVISGFNPQGCWVWRHRWFSRNPLFGRANLILPSQLQEWLRVLGYEIKRLDYTPIRCSSQPNNAGFWSRLLQRIERMCKALGFEFGNAYCLLAKKKVDAPTLVGRKWQMPRWQSISGSAVSRKVASAKRTQIKK; via the coding sequence ATGTCTGCCAGTTTTCAACAACAGCTAAAGCGGCTTTTCGCGCAAGCGCCATTAAACCAAGTTTACGCGGATGAGCGCGTTCTAATTGATCAAGCATTAAATAACGTATTTGGTTATTTTGTGCTGCAGATTGGCTGTATTTCGGATGAAAATTTGATGTTGCACAGTCGAGTGAATGTCAAAGTTTTGCTCGATTCGGTTTATCCTGCTGCCAATTTACTCAATGACGGTGTGCAATTTGTGCAGGCCGATTTGGATTATCTGCCGATTGGTAAGGATAAAATTGATCTGTTTTTATTGCCGCATACATTGGAAAGCGCCGATGATCCGCATTATTTATTACGCCAGTTAGATGCGATGTTGTTGCCAGAAGGGCATTTGGTGATTAGCGGTTTTAATCCTCAAGGCTGTTGGGTTTGGCGGCACCGCTGGTTTTCTCGTAATCCGCTGTTTGGGCGTGCGAATTTAATTTTGCCAAGTCAATTACAAGAGTGGTTACGCGTCTTGGGGTATGAAATTAAGCGTTTGGATTACACGCCGATACGCTGTTCAAGTCAGCCGAATAATGCCGGTTTTTGGTCGCGTTTATTGCAGCGTATTGAGCGAATGTGCAAGGCATTAGGATTTGAATTTGGTAATGCGTATTGCCTGCTGGCCAAAAAGAAAGTTGATGCGCCGACGTTGGTTGGACGTAAATGGCAGATGCCGCGTTGGCAATCGATTAGTGGCAGTGCTGTTAGCCGCAAGGTAGCCAGTGCAAAGCGTACACAAATTAAAAAATAA
- a CDS encoding UDP-2,3-diacylglucosamine diphosphatase, which translates to MNTLVIADIHLQPNQPEHPINQTFQRFLREATMNVQRLIILGDLFEVWLGDDLSLTQYTTEIALLKSLEQQGCEILVQYGNRDFLMRTAFFQASGANLIGDEYILPFAQQQILMVHGDQLCSADTAYQKMRAWLRNPLIQWLFLHLSKAMRNKIGAKMRNQSQHAGRQKNAQMMDVTTEAINDLLDRHPQAKILIHGHTHKPHYQRRQIKGKAIHHYVLSDWRPQTQYLKITDTEIQILKFA; encoded by the coding sequence ATGAATACGCTTGTTATTGCCGATATCCATCTACAGCCCAATCAACCAGAACATCCCATTAACCAAACTTTTCAACGCTTTCTACGTGAAGCGACCATGAATGTGCAACGACTGATTATTTTGGGGGATTTGTTTGAAGTATGGTTAGGCGATGACTTAAGCTTGACACAGTACACCACTGAAATTGCGCTATTAAAGTCCTTAGAACAACAAGGCTGTGAAATTTTAGTGCAATATGGCAACCGTGATTTTTTAATGCGCACCGCATTTTTCCAGGCCAGCGGTGCAAACCTAATTGGCGACGAATATATTTTGCCGTTTGCACAACAACAGATTCTGATGGTACATGGCGATCAACTCTGCAGTGCCGATACCGCCTATCAGAAGATGAGAGCCTGGCTGCGGAACCCTCTCATCCAATGGCTGTTTTTACATCTCTCTAAAGCCATGCGCAATAAAATCGGGGCTAAAATGCGAAACCAATCGCAGCACGCCGGTCGTCAAAAAAACGCTCAAATGATGGACGTAACAACAGAGGCCATCAATGATTTATTAGACCGCCATCCACAAGCCAAAATTCTGATTCACGGCCACACTCATAAACCACACTATCAACGCCGACAGATTAAGGGCAAAGCCATACACCACTATGTGTTAAGCGATTGGCGTCCGCAAACCCAATATCTCAAAATCACTGACACCGAGATTCAAATTCTTAAATTTGCTTAA
- a CDS encoding peptidylprolyl isomerase, with translation MSKVIISTTMGDITVQLDTEKAPIGAENFIHYVMEGFYNGTLFHRIIPNFMVQGGGMLPGMDEKESGESIENEADNGLKNVRGSLAYARTMDPHSATTQFFINLKDNSFLDHSGKNAQGWGYAVFGQVIEGMDVVDAMAGVATTSRRGHQDVPVDDILITKTTLIED, from the coding sequence ATGTCAAAAGTTATCATTAGCACGACGATGGGCGATATTACCGTACAACTCGATACTGAAAAAGCCCCTATCGGTGCAGAAAACTTTATTCATTATGTGATGGAAGGCTTTTACAACGGCACACTTTTTCACCGCATCATTCCAAACTTTATGGTGCAAGGCGGTGGAATGCTACCTGGTATGGATGAAAAAGAGTCGGGCGAATCAATTGAGAACGAGGCCGACAACGGTCTAAAAAATGTTCGCGGCAGTTTGGCTTACGCCCGCACTATGGACCCACATTCTGCAACCACGCAGTTTTTTATCAATCTTAAAGACAACAGCTTTCTTGACCACAGTGGCAAAAACGCACAAGGCTGGGGTTATGCCGTTTTTGGTCAAGTAATTGAGGGAATGGACGTGGTTGATGCGATGGCTGGCGTTGCCACAACCTCTCGCCGTGGTCACCAAGACGTTCCAGTAGATGATATTCTGATTACCAAAACGACCTTAATCGAAGACTGA